One Tolypothrix bouteillei VB521301 DNA window includes the following coding sequences:
- a CDS encoding cation:proton antiporter → MELTLQVLALEPAFQVLSKEPIVPIAILLVVILVVPILFERLRLPGLVGLLLAGLVLGPHGCNILRQDSAVINLLSYIGLVYLMFVAGLQVDIQQFHRVKNRSLGFGFFTFIVPLLVGTAIGRIFNFDWNAAILIGSLLASHTLVAYPMIGRLGVVNNEAVAVTVGATIVTDFGALLVLAISLAVHKAEQFNYNLVVGLISSLIVYSIVVLVGFDWLGKEFFRRSGDEEGNQFLFVILAVFVTFVGSQIVGVDKIFGAFLAGLAVNETVGEGPAKDKVLFIGNVLFIPIFFVNLGLQVDLPSLTTNFKTLGLTVLIVVGLSIAKFIAAFLAKVTYRYTWQEVMTMWSLSIPQVGTTLAAALVGYQAKLLNIQILNSIIILMLLTSILGPLITNRAAVGLTSPPCKEQKPIVPPQQKSEERESQYTIIVPVYNPQTQQHLIEMAVLLARQTHGKIVPLAIATAFAHMDAPHVEASVQRSQRLLAKATALSKVMGVEAQPLMRIDDAFAHGISRASREQKASLIVMGWGKRTGLKARLFGNVIDSVLWSSHCPVAVTRLVDSPSKIQRILVPLENLTPPSLQSVQFAQILAEANQAQVTVLNVCERRTSSSKIAWRRSQLSLTISKLGTPNPPEIQILAHENTAQAILQAARLFDLVVLPFVRNRTSPDRLAISDVTTQLANQLTCSIVMLGEPQRTQTAAVPANVPTTTAAMSEGIV, encoded by the coding sequence ATGGAACTCACATTACAAGTTCTTGCTTTGGAACCCGCTTTCCAAGTTCTTAGCAAGGAACCTATTGTTCCCATTGCTATTCTGTTGGTAGTCATTTTAGTTGTACCAATCCTGTTTGAGCGGCTGCGATTGCCTGGATTAGTAGGATTGCTTCTTGCTGGGTTAGTCCTCGGACCTCATGGCTGCAATATTTTGCGTCAAGATTCTGCCGTCATAAATTTACTCTCATATATTGGGTTAGTTTACCTGATGTTTGTGGCGGGGTTACAAGTAGATATACAACAATTTCATCGGGTAAAAAATCGTTCGTTGGGATTCGGATTTTTTACATTTATAGTTCCTTTACTAGTAGGAACTGCTATAGGGCGAATTTTTAACTTTGATTGGAATGCGGCTATTTTGATTGGCTCTTTATTGGCTTCCCACACTTTGGTTGCATATCCCATGATTGGTCGTTTGGGTGTTGTCAATAATGAAGCTGTAGCTGTTACTGTCGGAGCCACTATTGTTACTGATTTTGGTGCTTTACTAGTCTTGGCGATTAGCTTAGCCGTTCATAAAGCCGAGCAATTTAACTATAACTTAGTGGTTGGATTAATTAGTTCTTTAATTGTCTACTCAATTGTCGTTCTAGTAGGTTTTGATTGGTTGGGTAAAGAATTTTTTCGCCGCTCGGGGGATGAGGAAGGAAATCAATTTTTATTTGTGATTCTTGCTGTATTTGTGACTTTTGTAGGATCGCAGATCGTTGGCGTGGACAAGATTTTCGGAGCTTTCTTAGCTGGTTTGGCTGTTAATGAAACAGTGGGAGAAGGTCCGGCTAAAGATAAGGTATTATTCATTGGCAATGTATTATTTATTCCGATTTTCTTTGTGAATCTGGGTTTGCAGGTCGATTTACCTTCTTTGACAACCAATTTTAAGACTTTAGGGTTAACGGTTCTGATTGTTGTTGGTTTATCGATCGCTAAATTTATCGCGGCTTTTTTAGCAAAGGTAACTTACCGATACACTTGGCAAGAAGTCATGACAATGTGGTCGCTGTCAATACCGCAAGTAGGAACGACGTTAGCAGCAGCACTGGTTGGTTATCAAGCTAAATTGCTAAATATTCAGATTCTAAACAGCATTATTATTTTGATGCTGTTGACTTCAATACTGGGACCGCTGATAACGAATCGCGCAGCTGTAGGTTTAACTTCTCCACCGTGCAAAGAGCAGAAGCCAATTGTACCTCCTCAGCAAAAGTCAGAGGAACGAGAAAGTCAGTATACCATTATAGTCCCCGTGTACAATCCCCAAACACAGCAACACCTGATTGAAATGGCGGTACTGCTGGCACGGCAAACACATGGTAAGATTGTCCCCCTCGCGATCGCAACGGCTTTTGCTCATATGGATGCTCCGCACGTGGAAGCCTCCGTTCAACGAAGTCAAAGGTTGTTAGCAAAAGCAACAGCACTGAGTAAAGTTATGGGTGTTGAGGCTCAACCCTTAATGCGAATAGACGATGCTTTTGCTCACGGAATTAGTCGGGCTTCTCGAGAACAAAAAGCAAGTTTGATTGTCATGGGTTGGGGTAAACGGACTGGGTTAAAAGCACGTTTGTTTGGTAATGTCATTGATAGCGTTCTATGGTCTTCTCATTGCCCGGTAGCTGTCACTCGTTTGGTTGATTCACCAAGTAAAATTCAAAGGATTTTAGTTCCATTAGAAAATTTGACGCCACCTTCTTTACAATCGGTACAGTTTGCCCAAATTTTAGCAGAAGCAAATCAAGCACAAGTGACCGTGCTGAATGTTTGCGAACGTCGTACCAGTTCAAGTAAAATTGCTTGGCGGCGATCGCAACTCTCGCTCACTATATCTAAACTTGGGACACCAAACCCGCCAGAGATTCAGATTCTAGCTCATGAGAATACCGCTCAAGCAATTTTACAGGCAGCTAGATTATTTGATTTAGTCGTATTGCCTTTTGTCCGCAATCGTACTAGCCCCGATAGGTTAGCAATTAGTGATGTCACCACTCAATTGGCTAATCAACTCACTTGTTCCATCGTCATGCTTGGAGAACCCCAACGCACTCAAACAGCAGCTGTACCGGCTAATGTTCCGACAACCACAGCAGCCATGTCTGAGGGGATTGTGTAA
- a CDS encoding HAS-barrel domain-containing protein, with the protein MRLPLPQFDRSNRHPNHIAEVIETSTCEFLAQCLEPDDLSFPSMPPFGSWVRSLDEESGNQIYGVVYHVTTMPIDSVHRAVALGLSLEDLRSEQPQIFAMLKTEFRAAIVGFEQPGNDTFVSGRIYQYLPPRPPQIHQAVYRCEPEKIIKFTEELDFLQTLLSISGAPVDSLTAAAIRDVYQLRKADRQWLVKAGRTLSVLLKEDYDRLRFILSQIHP; encoded by the coding sequence ATGCGCCTTCCCCTACCACAGTTTGATAGAAGCAATCGTCATCCCAACCATATTGCTGAGGTGATAGAAACGTCAACTTGCGAGTTTTTAGCTCAGTGTTTGGAACCTGATGATTTAAGTTTTCCCTCAATGCCTCCTTTTGGTAGCTGGGTTCGTTCTTTGGATGAAGAATCCGGGAATCAAATTTATGGCGTTGTCTATCATGTGACAACTATGCCCATAGATTCGGTGCATCGAGCAGTAGCGTTGGGTCTGTCACTAGAAGACTTGCGCTCGGAGCAACCTCAAATTTTTGCTATGCTTAAAACCGAGTTTCGGGCTGCAATTGTGGGGTTTGAACAACCGGGAAATGATACGTTTGTTAGCGGTAGAATTTACCAATATCTACCACCTCGTCCACCTCAAATCCATCAAGCAGTTTATCGCTGCGAACCGGAAAAGATAATTAAATTCACCGAAGAACTTGATTTTTTACAGACATTGCTTTCTATCAGTGGTGCTCCAGTAGATTCTCTAACTGCAGCGGCTATTAGAGATGTATATCAGCTACGCAAAGCCGACAGACAATGGCTTGTAAAAGCAGGACGTACTCTCAGTGTACTGCTTAAAGAGGATTACGATCGCCTGCGATTTATCTTAAGCCAAATCCACCCATAG
- a CDS encoding NAD(P)H dehydrogenase subunit NdhS, translating to MLLPGATVRVKNPADTYYRYEGLVQRVSDGKVAVLFEGGNWDKLITFRLSELELVETTARKKK from the coding sequence ATTCTTCTGCCTGGAGCAACTGTTCGTGTCAAGAATCCCGCAGATACTTACTATCGCTATGAAGGTCTCGTGCAACGGGTGAGTGATGGAAAAGTAGCTGTCCTATTTGAAGGTGGTAATTGGGATAAGTTAATTACATTTCGTCTTTCAGAGTTGGAACTTGTAGAAACAACAGCACGAAAGAAAAAGTAA
- the rodA gene encoding rod shape-determining protein RodA, with amino-acid sequence MLLKRSLPRVRWKYWFKPWQQVDLLLFVLPVALTVFGGVMIRSTELNQGLTDWWWHWLMGGIGLILALFISRCRYENLIQLHWITYAITNASLIAVMLVGHSAKGAQRWISVAGFNVQPSEFAKIGLIITLAVMLHKRTASNLDNVIRALGITAVPWALVFLQPDLATSLVFGAIVLGMLYWANANPGWLILLVSPIFAGILFGIHWPFSIALFGDFTLTPLGLLWSFAMGLLGFLTLPWRRYGLGGIGALSLNLLGGELGVFAWNHVLKEYQKDRLTVFVNPEHDPLGAGYHLIQSRIAIGAGEWWGWGLFKGPMTQLNFVPEQHTDFIFSAVGEEFGFIGCLVILFVFCLVCQRLLHVAQTSKDNFGSLLAIGVLSMIVFQMVVNIGMTVGLAPVAGIPLPWMSYGRSAMLKNFIALGLVESVANFRQRQKY; translated from the coding sequence ATGTTGTTAAAACGTTCGCTTCCTAGAGTTCGCTGGAAGTATTGGTTTAAACCGTGGCAACAAGTAGATTTGTTGTTATTTGTATTACCAGTAGCCCTGACCGTATTTGGCGGTGTCATGATCCGCAGTACAGAGTTGAACCAGGGTCTCACGGACTGGTGGTGGCATTGGCTGATGGGCGGTATCGGTCTCATCCTAGCCCTTTTCATTTCTAGATGCCGTTATGAGAACCTAATTCAGTTGCACTGGATAACATACGCCATAACAAACGCTAGCTTGATTGCAGTTATGCTGGTTGGTCACAGTGCTAAAGGCGCACAGCGGTGGATTAGCGTTGCGGGCTTTAACGTACAACCTTCAGAATTCGCCAAAATAGGTTTAATCATTACCTTAGCAGTGATGTTACACAAACGCACTGCTTCTAATTTAGATAATGTTATTAGAGCTTTAGGAATTACCGCAGTGCCTTGGGCTTTGGTGTTTTTGCAACCAGATTTAGCAACATCTCTTGTATTTGGTGCGATCGTCTTGGGGATGTTGTATTGGGCAAACGCTAACCCCGGTTGGTTGATACTGCTAGTTTCCCCTATTTTTGCAGGTATTCTATTTGGCATACACTGGCCTTTCTCCATAGCGTTATTTGGTGATTTCACTTTGACACCCTTGGGCTTGCTATGGTCGTTTGCCATGGGATTGCTTGGTTTTTTAACTCTTCCTTGGCGGCGATACGGGCTTGGCGGTATAGGTGCTTTGTCTCTCAATCTTTTGGGAGGGGAGTTGGGTGTTTTTGCGTGGAATCACGTATTAAAAGAATATCAAAAAGACCGATTAACCGTATTTGTCAACCCCGAACACGATCCTTTGGGAGCAGGATATCACCTCATCCAGTCCCGTATTGCTATTGGTGCTGGTGAATGGTGGGGATGGGGTCTTTTTAAAGGTCCCATGACTCAGTTAAATTTCGTTCCGGAACAGCACACAGACTTTATCTTCTCAGCTGTAGGTGAGGAATTTGGTTTTATTGGCTGCTTGGTCATTCTCTTTGTCTTTTGTTTGGTTTGTCAACGCCTGCTACACGTTGCTCAAACTTCTAAAGATAATTTTGGTTCGCTCTTGGCCATAGGTGTGTTATCCATGATCGTGTTCCAAATGGTTGTCAACATTGGCATGACTGTTGGTTTAGCACCAGTGGCGGGAATTCCTCTCCCTTGGATGAGTTACGGACGTTCTGCCATGCTGAAAAACTTTATTGCTTTGGGACTTGTTGAGTCGGTTGCCAATTTCCGCCAGCGACAGAAGTATTAA
- a CDS encoding Mrp/NBP35 family ATP-binding protein, whose product MYDVLDSHSVLEVLRPVQDPELRKSLVEMNMIRNIKIDGGQVSFTLVLTTPACPLREFIVEDCQKAVKQLPGVTNVSVEVTAETPQQKSLPDRNGIPGVKNILAVSSGKGGVGKSTVAVNVAVALAQTGAKVGLLDADIYGPNDPTMLGLGDAEMVVRSTPKGEILEPAFNHGVKLVSMGFLIDRDQPVIWRGPMLNGVIRQFLYQVEWEELDYLIVDMPPGTGDAQLTLAQAVPMAGAVIVTTPQTVALLDARKGLRMFQQMNVPILGIVENMSYFIPPDMPDKQYDIFGSGGGSKTAAELGVPLLGCVPIEISTRIGGDSGIPIVVSDPGSASAKALSAIALAIAGKVSVAALT is encoded by the coding sequence ATGTATGACGTGCTCGATTCTCACTCAGTTTTAGAAGTGTTGCGTCCGGTACAAGATCCAGAACTCCGCAAAAGTCTGGTTGAAATGAATATGATTCGCAACATCAAAATTGATGGCGGTCAGGTTAGCTTTACTTTAGTACTGACAACTCCTGCATGTCCTTTGCGTGAATTTATTGTTGAAGATTGTCAAAAAGCGGTTAAGCAGCTACCGGGTGTCACAAATGTTTCTGTAGAGGTGACAGCAGAAACACCCCAGCAAAAAAGTTTACCCGATCGCAATGGAATTCCAGGTGTCAAAAATATTCTTGCAGTTTCTAGTGGTAAGGGAGGAGTCGGTAAAAGTACAGTTGCCGTTAATGTAGCGGTTGCGTTAGCACAGACAGGAGCAAAAGTTGGTTTGCTTGATGCCGATATCTACGGTCCTAACGATCCCACTATGCTAGGTCTTGGTGATGCTGAAATGGTTGTAAGGTCAACACCAAAAGGAGAAATTCTAGAACCTGCTTTCAATCATGGTGTCAAACTCGTCTCTATGGGATTTTTGATTGACCGGGATCAACCCGTTATTTGGCGCGGACCGATGCTGAATGGCGTCATTCGCCAATTTCTCTACCAAGTTGAGTGGGAAGAGTTAGACTATTTGATTGTAGATATGCCTCCCGGAACGGGTGATGCTCAGCTAACACTAGCACAGGCAGTTCCAATGGCAGGGGCAGTTATTGTCACTACTCCACAAACTGTAGCACTATTGGACGCTCGTAAGGGCTTGCGAATGTTCCAGCAAATGAATGTGCCAATTTTGGGAATAGTAGAAAATATGAGCTACTTTATCCCACCAGATATGCCAGATAAACAGTATGACATTTTTGGTTCTGGGGGTGGTTCTAAAACTGCGGCTGAATTGGGGGTACCGTTACTAGGATGCGTACCTATAGAAATTTCCACCAGAATTGGTGGTGATAGTGGTATTCCCATTGTTGTTTCCGATCCAGGCTCAGCAAGTGCTAAAGCTTTAAGTGCGATCGCTCTTGCTATTGCGGGTAAAGTATCAGTTGCTGCTTTGACCTAA
- a CDS encoding polyketide cyclase / dehydrase and lipid transport, with protein MLSCLSKFVHRKRRLFCASLVRTYREISSASVDELWQKVVDIADVSWHPLLKSTNVPYGLVPKPGLIYQAVTRLSPIPIRIFVESVNPRELLSIRVLAIPGVEERVTYKIESSVCGTCLSYSVTLRGWLSPLIWSFSRPYADRVARALVEAAEVSGQTKSIKDSCFDF; from the coding sequence ATGCTAAGTTGTTTATCCAAATTCGTCCATCGCAAACGTCGTCTGTTTTGCGCTTCTCTGGTGCGAACGTATCGAGAGATCAGTTCTGCTTCTGTAGATGAATTATGGCAAAAAGTGGTGGATATAGCGGATGTTTCTTGGCATCCACTACTTAAAAGTACTAACGTCCCCTATGGCTTAGTTCCAAAACCCGGTTTAATTTATCAAGCAGTTACGCGTTTGTCTCCCATTCCTATTAGGATTTTTGTGGAGAGTGTGAATCCTAGAGAATTATTGAGTATACGAGTGCTAGCTATTCCCGGAGTGGAGGAACGAGTTACTTACAAAATTGAGTCTAGTGTCTGTGGAACTTGTTTATCTTACTCGGTGACATTACGCGGTTGGCTCTCACCTCTGATTTGGTCGTTTTCCCGCCCTTATGCAGATCGTGTTGCAAGAGCGTTAGTTGAAGCGGCTGAGGTGTCAGGACAAACAAAGTCTATCAAGGATAGTTGTTTTGATTTTTAG
- the hemF gene encoding oxygen-dependent coproporphyrinogen oxidase: MLTNAQIPTLPVETTQTLPADAKTRVSQFMKQLQDQISQTLAELDGMGQFHEDSWERPEGGGGRSRVMREGAIFEQGGVNFSEVWGSQLPPSIIAQRPEAAGHGFYATGTSMVLHPRNPYVPTVHLNYRYFEAGPVWWFGGGADLTPYYPFAEDAAHFHKTLKQACDANSPDYYPVFKRWCDEYFYLTHRKETRGVGGLFFDYQDGRGALYRGPHKDSAAAVCSNEIGELAPRSWEQLFAFIQDCGNAFLPSYLPIVERRHKMEYGDRERNFQLYRRGRYVEFNLVYDRGTIFGLQTNGRTESILMSLPPLVRWEYGYQPEPNSPEAELYETFLKPQDWANYSNS, from the coding sequence ATGTTGACCAACGCCCAAATCCCAACTTTACCAGTAGAAACCACACAAACCCTGCCGGCTGACGCTAAAACCAGAGTCAGTCAGTTTATGAAACAGTTACAAGACCAAATTTCTCAAACGTTGGCAGAACTCGATGGCATGGGACAATTTCACGAGGACTCTTGGGAACGCCCAGAAGGTGGCGGCGGACGCTCTCGTGTCATGCGTGAGGGTGCAATATTTGAACAAGGCGGTGTAAATTTTTCGGAAGTTTGGGGTTCTCAATTGCCGCCCTCTATCATAGCTCAACGTCCAGAAGCGGCAGGGCATGGTTTTTATGCCACAGGTACTTCAATGGTGTTACATCCCCGCAATCCTTATGTGCCAACAGTTCATTTAAATTACCGCTACTTTGAAGCGGGACCTGTGTGGTGGTTTGGAGGCGGAGCAGATCTCACACCATACTATCCTTTTGCTGAAGATGCAGCACATTTTCACAAAACACTCAAGCAGGCTTGTGATGCAAATTCTCCAGATTATTATCCGGTGTTTAAGCGTTGGTGTGACGAATATTTCTACCTCACACACCGGAAAGAGACACGCGGTGTTGGCGGATTATTTTTTGATTACCAGGATGGACGGGGAGCTTTGTATCGGGGTCCCCATAAAGATAGTGCGGCTGCTGTTTGCAGCAACGAAATTGGGGAATTAGCACCCCGCAGTTGGGAGCAACTTTTTGCTTTTATACAAGATTGTGGGAACGCTTTCCTACCATCCTATTTGCCAATTGTGGAAAGGCGACACAAAATGGAATACGGCGATCGCGAAAGGAATTTTCAACTGTATCGCCGGGGAAGGTACGTAGAATTCAATTTGGTATATGATAGGGGCACAATTTTCGGGCTGCAAACCAACGGACGCACCGAGTCTATCCTGATGTCACTTCCACCCCTGGTGCGCTGGGAATACGGCTATCAACCCGAACCCAATTCTCCTGAAGCGGAGTTATACGAAACGTTCCTCAAACCGCAAGATTGGGCAAACTATTCTAATTCGTAA
- a CDS encoding STAS domain-containing protein gives MIHIDQQTYTTQDGNTVIVLTPSGRLDITTAWQFRLKLQECISKLSRHVVVNLGQVNFIDSSGLTSLVAGMRDADKVKGSFRICNVHPEAKLVFEVTMMDTVFEIFETEEEALEGVPRSIAS, from the coding sequence GTGATTCATATCGATCAGCAAACTTATACAACTCAAGATGGAAATACGGTTATCGTTCTGACACCATCAGGACGACTTGATATCACTACAGCTTGGCAATTTCGCTTGAAGTTGCAAGAATGTATTTCCAAACTAAGCCGCCATGTGGTGGTTAATCTCGGTCAGGTCAATTTTATTGATAGTTCTGGGTTAACATCCTTAGTCGCCGGAATGCGTGATGCTGATAAAGTCAAAGGTAGTTTTCGGATTTGTAACGTCCATCCAGAAGCCAAACTCGTGTTTGAAGTTACTATGATGGATACTGTTTTTGAGATATTTGAAACTGAAGAGGAAGCCTTGGAAGGCGTACCTCGCAGTATCGCTAGTTAA
- a CDS encoding chromophore lyase CpcT/CpeT → MTVSQPLLTLARYLLGEFDNREQALADPAWYVHLRLWHRKVPLFQEDSVTIFAEQANIVQLDKPYRQRILRLTEGQNTHAPLKAQYYMPKNPTALLGAGRNPDLLNRLTYDQLELLPSCVLDVKQDTLAPNSYKFTATPPANTLCSFTYGGSTIQISLGFESTEDRFMSFDKGIDPSSGKATWGAILGPYRYNKREQF, encoded by the coding sequence ATGACTGTCTCGCAACCACTACTGACCCTTGCTCGCTATCTTCTTGGTGAGTTTGATAATCGAGAACAAGCTCTTGCAGATCCTGCTTGGTACGTTCATTTGCGCCTGTGGCATAGAAAAGTGCCTCTTTTTCAAGAAGATAGCGTCACCATTTTTGCCGAACAGGCCAATATTGTCCAACTTGATAAACCTTACCGTCAGAGAATTTTACGTCTTACCGAAGGACAAAATACTCATGCACCCCTAAAAGCGCAATATTATATGCCTAAAAATCCCACCGCTCTACTAGGTGCCGGTCGCAACCCCGATTTACTCAATAGGCTCACTTATGACCAATTAGAATTGCTGCCAAGCTGCGTATTAGATGTCAAACAGGATACTTTAGCCCCTAATAGCTATAAGTTTACTGCCACTCCACCAGCAAACACTCTTTGCAGTTTTACTTATGGTGGCAGTACTATACAAATCTCTTTGGGTTTTGAATCTACTGAAGATCGATTTATGAGTTTTGACAAAGGGATTGACCCGAGCAGTGGAAAAGCTACTTGGGGTGCAATTTTAGGACCTTATCGCTACAATAAACGAGAACAGTTTTAA
- the psb29 gene encoding photosystem II biogenesis protein Psp29, which translates to MNNVRTVSDTKRTFYNLHTRPINTIYRRVVEELMVEMHLLSVNVDFGYEPIYALGVVTAFERFMQGYQPERDKESIFNALVRALEEDPQRYRQDAQRLQSVAKSLPPSELIAWLSQQTHLDRDAELQSSLQEISKNPAFKYNRLFAIGVFSLLELSDPELVKDQKQLTEALKKIADGLHLSDDKLSKDLEIYRSNLDKVTQALAVMSDLLSADRKRREQRSQQSSTS; encoded by the coding sequence GTGAATAACGTCCGTACTGTCTCTGATACTAAGCGAACTTTCTACAACCTTCATACCCGCCCGATAAATACTATCTACCGTCGGGTTGTGGAAGAGTTAATGGTGGAAATGCATTTGCTGTCAGTCAATGTAGATTTTGGCTATGAACCAATTTATGCCCTGGGCGTCGTTACAGCCTTTGAGCGTTTTATGCAAGGCTACCAGCCAGAACGGGATAAGGAGTCGATTTTCAACGCTCTTGTGCGAGCGTTAGAAGAAGATCCGCAGCGTTACAGACAAGATGCTCAAAGATTACAATCTGTAGCGAAAAGTTTACCACCTTCGGAATTAATTGCGTGGTTAAGTCAACAAACGCATTTAGACAGGGATGCCGAGCTTCAGTCCTCGCTGCAAGAAATTTCCAAAAATCCAGCTTTTAAGTACAATCGCTTGTTTGCGATTGGAGTTTTTTCTTTACTGGAATTGTCAGACCCAGAACTTGTAAAAGACCAAAAGCAACTTACCGAAGCACTGAAAAAAATTGCTGATGGATTGCATCTATCTGATGACAAACTCAGTAAAGATTTGGAAATTTACCGTTCTAACTTAGACAAAGTGACTCAAGCACTAGCAGTGATGTCTGATTTGCTCTCAGCCGACCGCAAACGAAGAGAACAAAGAAGTCAGCAGTCTAGTACTAGTTAG
- a CDS encoding phage holin family protein produces MNIGALLLVWLVTAIGLFVVSKLPFGVEIDSPEKAFISAAVLGIVTAVVRPLLRLVFAVPNFLTFNLLSSFFTFIISVVSFGIAARLVPGFRLRYGAGSAILGALTLSILSSLIYHLLGV; encoded by the coding sequence ATGAATATCGGGGCATTATTACTTGTTTGGCTGGTAACAGCCATTGGCTTATTTGTTGTTAGCAAGCTGCCATTTGGAGTTGAAATTGACTCACCAGAAAAAGCTTTTATTTCCGCAGCCGTTCTGGGAATTGTAACAGCAGTTGTCAGACCACTTCTACGCCTTGTATTTGCCGTTCCCAACTTTCTGACTTTTAATTTGTTATCGAGCTTCTTCACATTTATTATCTCTGTTGTCAGTTTTGGGATTGCAGCTCGGTTAGTACCGGGTTTCCGCCTGCGTTACGGTGCGGGAAGCGCTATTTTAGGAGCTCTTACGCTCTCTATTCTCAGTAGTTTAATCTACCATTTGTTAGGAGTTTAA
- a CDS encoding ExbD/TolR family protein, which translates to MKINLHNPVEEAQIQILPLIDVIFCILTFFILAALQFTRQQAINIDLPKAKTGTSAAGVVSQAGRDILPVTIDAVGQTYVEKQPIDREQLKSALEDYIKKNPQGVFVLNASRSATYNDVIEMLDLLRSVGGDRVSLGIIPSTSGQSTDPNVPTSPSFPNNPNVPGGSLPNTVTPDLFNPPPAPNQIPSGGSITPVNPSGNSSSLPQVPAGGKPNPARNR; encoded by the coding sequence ATGAAAATTAACTTACATAACCCTGTTGAAGAAGCTCAAATTCAAATTCTTCCCCTCATTGATGTCATCTTTTGTATTTTGACGTTCTTTATTTTGGCTGCTTTGCAATTTACTCGACAGCAGGCTATTAACATCGATTTACCCAAAGCTAAAACGGGTACATCTGCTGCTGGTGTCGTATCGCAAGCAGGACGGGACATATTACCTGTGACTATTGATGCTGTTGGTCAAACTTACGTAGAAAAACAGCCTATCGATCGCGAACAACTGAAGTCCGCTTTAGAGGACTATATCAAAAAGAACCCACAAGGGGTTTTTGTTCTCAATGCCTCTAGATCTGCAACCTATAACGATGTTATCGAAATGTTAGATCTATTGCGATCTGTGGGAGGCGATCGCGTTTCTTTGGGAATTATTCCCAGTACTTCAGGTCAATCAACAGATCCCAATGTACCGACTTCTCCCTCTTTTCCAAATAATCCCAATGTACCGGGAGGAAGTTTACCAAATACTGTTACCCCAGATCTGTTTAATCCTCCACCTGCACCAAACCAAATTCCTTCCGGAGGGAGTATTACTCCTGTGAATCCATCTGGAAATTCTTCTTCCTTACCTCAAGTACCTGCGGGTGGAAAACCGAATCCTGCTCGAAATAGGTAG
- a CDS encoding MotA/TolQ/ExbB proton channel family protein — protein sequence MDILDLFQKGGPAMWPLLALSILSLSVIFERLWFWLRILNQEKQIVERVLYAAQTDWREAREIAKQRIDQPVGRFLYAPLRLMKNDPETFRLALEATAEDELAGMRRGEKMLEAVIALAPLLGLLGTVLGLIRSLGDLRIGDLGTEATANVPAGIGQALISTAFGLIVAIASLVFYRLFQGLVVNQIKVFHKAGNELELLYRQSPPNYAEMAPDPLALPQGTIRDSQDRLNSPRKKGRGRLTETPEPPLESDLPRPNDS from the coding sequence GTGGATATCTTAGATCTGTTTCAAAAGGGCGGTCCGGCAATGTGGCCACTGCTTGCCCTATCGATTCTATCTTTAAGTGTCATTTTCGAGCGCTTGTGGTTCTGGTTGCGGATATTAAACCAAGAAAAGCAAATTGTGGAGCGCGTATTGTATGCAGCCCAAACTGATTGGAGAGAGGCGCGTGAAATTGCCAAACAGAGAATCGACCAGCCCGTGGGAAGATTTCTCTATGCTCCCTTACGCTTAATGAAAAACGATCCAGAAACTTTTCGATTGGCTTTAGAAGCAACAGCTGAAGATGAATTGGCTGGGATGCGACGAGGAGAGAAAATGTTGGAAGCTGTCATTGCCCTAGCTCCATTATTAGGATTGTTAGGAACAGTTTTGGGCTTGATCCGCTCTCTTGGAGATTTACGAATTGGGGATTTAGGTACTGAAGCTACAGCAAATGTCCCTGCAGGTATTGGTCAAGCTCTCATTAGCACGGCATTTGGTTTGATTGTTGCTATAGCAAGTTTAGTGTTTTATCGTCTTTTCCAAGGTCTTGTTGTTAACCAAATCAAGGTTTTTCATAAAGCAGGTAATGAGTTGGAGTTGCTGTACCGTCAGTCACCTCCCAACTACGCAGAAATGGCACCTGACCCTTTGGCACTCCCTCAGGGTACGATCCGAGATTCTCAAGATAGGTTGAACTCCCCCAGAAAAAAAGGTAGAGGTCGTCTGACTGAAACTCCCGAACCACCATTAGAGTCGGATCTTCCAAGACCAAACGATAGCTGA